The Amyelois transitella isolate CPQ chromosome 7, ilAmyTran1.1, whole genome shotgun sequence genomic sequence TTTTGCCCGAAATCAACCTAGTGAAAACGGAAATATAGTTGAAAATCTTACAACAACGCCTATGCCACTCAAGAAaacgttaaatttaaatttaaaaaattatccacatttacataaaattactcaTGCTAAActtaatacaacaataaatgataaaaagaaaacttgcAAATGTCACAATCACTTTGGACTTTTGCtgaataaactaataaaatgttttcaggAATTATCAAAAGACACAATAGAACAAGCAGACAGtaatgtgaaagaaaaaataactgAAACGAAATGTTGTCATAAAACCAAGGAACAGCTCATGCAGGCACCATTAACCACCACAGGAGCATCAGTGACCAGCTCGACCACACCCAAATCAAGCAAAAGAATTATGACTTCAACTTCAACTCCTacagttacaaaaaaagtttctGATAATTTCTTACACTTATTACGACTAAATAATTCGAAATTGAAATCTCAATTGTTGAAACAGTCTCCGTCTTCAAACTTGATGAGTGCACACAACAAAACGAAATGTaatgtttttcattataacaAAACACAAGCTAAcgttaacataaataaatttcaaaataacttcaaAAAAGATAGATATACAACATCAGCAACTACTAGTACTTCTACAACCACTACATTTACTACGCCTTATGACGAGGATATTTTccaagaaatattatttccgGAAGGAAACGTATTTGAAGTAACAATGTATCcacaaaaaagatttaaatatgaTTATGATCATGCAATTTCAAAGTCTAGACATTATGAAGTCCCTGAAAAGACACATCGGCGTGAGCCAATTAAACCTCAAGTTGAACAACAAAtgaatgtaataattaaaaacatttctaaGCTAATAATCGAGAAACCTCTTACTCCGAAATACCCAATAATATCACCTGAAGAATATGTATTTGAGAGATTTCGAAAGAAACATGATATGGTATTGAAACACACAGATACACTTgaaccaaaaaatattaaagataatACGCGTACAAAAAGTAGCGATAAAAGTATGATCGATAAATTTAAGGATTTATTATGGGTTGAGCCTCCTCGAaaaagtttttacaaaaattcatCACCacggaataaaaattttaaaccttaCTCTAAATTcatcgaaaaaataaaacacattaatCAAGTCCAAACTACCAACAAGATGACTTCAAACCCAACTGTCAATAATATTGACTCAACTAAAAGGTTAACATTGCAAAATGAAAAAACCACTACAAAAACAACTTTACAAAGTATTGAAACTGTTACGAAGGCAACAGTACAAAAGGTTGAAAACATTACAAtaccaattttaataaataaggagGACATTTCAAAATCAATCACTCAAAATATCATAACAACTCGCAATGATACTTTTGTGAACGTTGAAAGTATGACAATgccttctttaaaaaatttgaaaactagCACGCAAGCGTCTTcacaaaatatgaaaacattaaaaagtcATAGGACCACCACTAAAGtgtcttttaaagacttaaTTAAAGCTCCACTTATTAAATCTACCATGATTTCAACTTCGAGTACTCTTATTCCACCAGTACGAGAACAAAACCCGGTTCCCACTCAACTAAGCAAATATTCCAAAAACCACCTCATGCCAGAAGTGACTACTTCCGGTGATGAACTAGATATAAAACCTATCACGCCATATCTTTCAAACATTCCAACTGTTAATGATATTTGGAATGAATTTGACGTTGAAAAAACACCAACATacgaaaatatagaaaaagattCCGAAATAATAATCTCACTTCCAACTAAAACAAATATCACCAAACAATCTAATACAACTTCGCACACTACCAATGAAATCGTAgatattgaaaatgaaataattaatatcacCTCAAATATATCAAAGTCCCTTACAGGCAATAAAGATAGTCAAGAATTAGAAGTTTCGCTTACTACAAATAGTGTCAATTTATTGAATATAGCTCCGATTGGTAGAAAGAgttatttagaaatatctaGAAATGATTGGAACCAAAATcaaccaaatttaaattctgatGTCAACATTATGTATGATATAGTTGATGAAGTAGATGAATAGACTACATTAGCAATATTAAATGCGATAACGTCATGAAACATATATGTACGGTATATTcagtaataaaattcaaaatacttCACATATAATTCATAGAAATAGCTCGTTACTCATATATTTGTTCAAAAGAAACGAActgacttttattttgtttactcaatacagtttatttgttatacaATAACAAACACAACCGTAAAAAACAGTATTTGAAAAGGGGAGCTTTTTATCAGTATCGTCTGGTTACGTACTCCACAACAGCTACAATTCTTGAATAAATCCTATCCTATACTCCATATTATAATGacaaagatttgtattttctatgtttataaatttacttaaaattgtgtgtttaaaaaattggttcattagtgttttatttcacaaaaattttGCACAGAGATAGAATAGACTTATTTTCTGGAAATTTACACGGGAGCAAACCCTAGCCGAAACAGAGTACAAAAACTTGtgttatgcatacatacatataatcacgtctatatccaaacttaaagacagagctaaaagtcttgaaaagagtgaaaggccacattcagctgtttggcttagtgatagaactgagatttgacaattattaagagatatgaagtatcctataataatgaataaaaaattttaatttgcatttGAATTCAAATAGATAGAGATTGTTAGCCCagcgccttaaagaagaatcctaagtttataagcctatgccttagtcatATACATCCAtagacatccatgagaaagagttGGAATAGTCCAATTctattttcttttggtgccgggaaccacacggcattgtgTTGTACgatgataaataaaagttcttttcacattgtttcaggtaattttaattatttacgaGTACGCAATCGCAGTGGAATGGAGCTTAGTACAAAAGAGTAGAGCACATAGGAAGAGTGACAACATCAGTACATCACACGACAGTCCCGTGGCTGACCGACTGGACCGGAGCTACTTCGGTTTCGACCAAGACTACTTCGAACGCATGCCACTGTTAGTGAACGCGATGCAAGAAAATAGTTACGTCGATCCCTTCGTTGATATCCCTACACAAAGACGGGGATCAAAAATGGTTTCCATACAACACACGATCACGACGACGCCCATGCCACAAGGGCCCATTCGACGAACCAGCCCTCGACCGTTCATTTACGAAATGAGGAGTCCCACACCCGTACCTTTCAGCAAAACTTTTGGATCAAAAAGTTGGATAGAAAGTTACCGCAATGCACAAAGACtcaaaaatatacaagaaATTATCAAGTACTTAGAAAAAACTGTCAACGCTAAAGCGGCCGATTTTCATTCTGTTCCAAGCACTCATATAGCTTTTTCTGGCGTTTATGTAGAACCAATGGTTCATAACAAACACAGTGATCATAATCAGGATGGCACTGACGATTTATTAGCCGTGAGCTCTAATAGGGAAGAAGTCATCAAGTCAAACCATCTTCCTGACCCTCTGTATAGATTCAAGCCGGACACTCCGAGTGACGTCAACATGTTAGCAGATAGCTATTTAAGGTTTCTTCCTATCGCTGATTATAGCTTCACAAATAGAACTGAACATACTAAAATTCCCATGTTCAAACCTATTCCTTCGCATCATAGAAACAATCCAACACAATCGTCTAGTGACAAGTACAGTACAGTTTTAAAACCCAAAACGTTCAGTGTCATGCTAAGTTTATTCCCTTTACTTAATTCACATTCAGATTGGAAAAATGGTTACACAACGAAACCGCCGCCGCCTGTGGCTGATATCATCTCAATCACGACAACACGGCGACCGCAGTTTAGAAGAAAATCAAATGTCCCCATAAGACGAattattcaatataaaaaacggCCTAGATTATTAAATGTTATCGATAAACATAAATCAAGCACGAAAGTGGAGAAAGATttccaaaatatttcatataaacCGTCAAACATGGTTCTACATATCAATTTGTATACGCCTGACAAAACTACGGAACCAAGTACATATAATAGCACTTTTTCACGAGAACAATATGGTCTACCAACTGTCTCCTATGAGCCGACTACAGAAATTCCATTTAAAACATCAACAGTGAAGGTTGAAGATTTCCATATGGGCAGTTCGGGAATAATACCGATTGAATCCAGATCTAACAGCCCGACGCCAGCGCTGCAACCCTTACCTAAAGTAACAACTATGACACCATTTTTTGATATCACACCTTCATCAGATATCCATTCATTTACCACGCCTACTCCACCGGAAATAATGAAGTTTAGTCATGAAGACGCAAAGATACCGCATGAATACCAAAATTACAGGCCAACAGAAGAATATGACCATGTGATAGAATTCGAGAGAAGAAGCATGAAAGAAAGTTTTGAAACAAAGATGGATATGGAATCGAGAGAAGATATTCATCTAGAGAGACATATTTATCTCATGAACGACAGTAAAGTCTCTGATGACGAACTAAATGATACTTTGAGCAATTGGGATCACAGAAAGTTACTGGTgaagcttaaaaatattttagaaaacgAAACAAGCGATGAGATCACAGAAGCACCAGTAAGAGACAATCTAGAAAGTACAACcgcaaaacaaacaaatggcCACTCGAGACATCTGAACCAAAACTATAGGATCTTAAACAAGTGGTTGGACCCAAATTCAgaagaaaatagaaaaagaaggTATGAACTCTATGCTAAAGGCTTCCGTCGAGCGTCCTTCAACACTACTTACGTCGAAatcaaaagaaacaaaactgccataattaatgaaaagaaTATCTCTCATGATAGCGACGCCAATGTATGATAATACAACTCTACTCGGAGTGTCCcaccgaattttatttttaaccataCTTTGTTATATTCACACCTTCATTGAGACTGAAGTGGGCacattattttcatgtaaataaaacttagaTTTATCGAAGTTTGGTTTTATTATACTGCTAACGCCCTCTATGCAAAGTAAAGCAAACGTAATCGACTAAGTTAGGGCAAGGATCGATCAAGACAACGTACAGTGTATGGAAAGTTGGAATATAATACGTTGATGTTacatagatggcgttaatgaCAAAATCCGCTGtgaagaatatatttaatttttaatcaaatttcgtctcttgcTGATTCATCGTACGAGTATCTTGATACGTACatcaatatgtatatttttctaatcctaaataatatgttaaagCATAAAGATTCTACTCTTTACCCTTCATTAGATTAATTAAGACCCTCGTTCTCGAAATTACAATCACCAGCTTAGTGACTACTTATGTGTAATTTACTCCCATGGGCTATCAGAGTTGGTCAATTCGGCCATACATTGCAAATAGCTTCGaaagaagaaacaaaataataatgtaataaatagtcctaaaagaaacattttgcTAACTGCAAACATGGTATGGTCAAATCAAATCGagtcaaacataaaaaaataacaaaaacaaattatttatttgctttataacatggtatattattatatagcagtttaaaagttattcataagtcttaataaaatttaatatttacattattgaTCGAGATTGAACTCAGTACTCCGATGCACTGATAAAATATACGTGACAATTCGACAAAAATCCTGATGATCTTAGCATAATATCAGTTTTTACTCTCCAATGACCTTAATACACTGCACTGTTCTGCTCGCCCTTTGAAACATGACCCACTCTGTACTGCCGTCTCGCTCACACACCTCTAACCATTTTCGTTCTATCTCGACGCACGCATCTCAAGAAACCCGTTACTTTTAGTGTGCAAAAAGGCTCTATCTATCTGCGAAGGCTTGAATACGAACTTAACGCATACACTCCGCCTCTTTCTCACTTGCATAACTTGTGATTAGTGTGAACGAAATAGATTCAACACAAATCCACTCTTCTGGACTGGTGGCGCAAGTTTTTGACAGTACATTTTTAACTTAGCGAAGGTGGTATCGTAAGAACAACGATGTgttctattaaataaattgtgtttaGTGTTGTTTGTTCATTTTGGGGTTGAAATGGTTTGGTTAGAGTTATAGTGTTGTGTTGCGGAAGTGGACAGATAAGAGAATTACTCCAGAGGTACGTATTCGAGATAACAGTACAAGTACAGTTACACGGCTTCCCGCAACGAACTTTCTTTGCGTAACTCCTGTTAGTCATCAAGGACACATCAGAATAAATGGACCTTTTGAACAATATTGTGAGTAATAATAATCTTAACGAATAAAGAAGAAGTTGCCCAACTAGTTAAACTAGGTAGGAGCAGTAggtgtatgtttattatagtttaaaaaatcataataatttttcacagtatgtattattaagttaaaaaaccAAGGCTCATCAATCAAATAACTACTTCCAAacaattgtaaatatatactCCATAAAAGAGTGCACAACAAAACCGAAAATAACGAACACGCTGTCAACACTGGTCACATCGAGTGGTCCTCCCTCCCTCCCTTATTATGATCTGAGGAGTGCCTTAACTAACAGTTTACTTGTCACTGAGTCACTCATAGTCTATACTGATATTCAGCATAAATCATCTTGACTTATTGAAGGCAGAGCAAAACATTTAGTTGATATCAAACTTCCCACAGGTGTGAATGAAGAATGtcataaaattagtttaaagtaggaaatcaataataataagctTGAATAGGTAATCCCATGATGCAGTATCCGGCTGCAGTAAATACAACAATCAACTCTTTTCGAATAATAAATCGAGGtcaatacgagtataataaagTTCAATATGATGAAAGGAATTTGTAtctctgataaaaaaaatttaaagaggaaatattatgacaatgaattaactttattttcattttaacaaaataaattaaattaaattaaaaacctaGGCATCCACAAATATTGTTTAgattaatctcaattttaaataaaaaagaaatcaaactGAAATTTCTCTACTAGTATTATTTTCGATCGTGAAGGTGTACCTAGACTGAAAAAAAGACTTCAACGAGCTAGAACTTacatcaaaaatttaataatgggTCTGTTGAAGAATTAACACATTTTCTGTGTCAGTACATAgattgattaataaataaatgatcacAAAACTAAGTAGCTGAACCCATTTTATTCttatgcaaaaaatattattttacatcaaAATTCTCCTTAAATTAATGAAGTCTAATGCAATACtcattttgcaataaaattcaCGTCATATAAGAATACGGGTGCTCTTGTGGtaagttacattttatattgttacGTGTGAACAACAGAGCTATGTCGAAATAAATCTCAGAGTCGTCGTCTCGCTGCTCGCTACGCGAACGCGGACGTCGCCATTAGCAGTACTAATAGTAATTAGCGAACATTACAGTACCTATTATTGTACTGTCAGGGTGCTTATTTAACCGTTTCACTTCATAATCACTTGACCATTCACGAAACATATGATTTATAAAAGCTCTCATACTATCAGACCTGATTGAAtctcttttctttcttctcCTATGTAATggattataaagataaaaacataACCATGAAGGTTTAGTTAAATGTTTAAtagaaaaactaaatatttttaataaaaacgcAGAATCAAATGTTTCCTTAAAGAACAAAACTGGGCTTGttacaaatattacaaaatactaAGTCTTCCTCACACATAGCTGACAGTACACATCATACTTATCCCTAAGAAAAAAACTGCTGGTAGGGACTCTTGGAATAGATGAACTCCAAGTACAAAACATGAAGTAGTGATTAATGAATTTATGTCCTAATTTTAAACGTGATCAAATAGTTTTATGGCTTGTTGATTGGAAAACCTAGAACAATGGCGGCATGACCCCGTGTCGCTGACCTGCGCGCGCGCACAA encodes the following:
- the LOC106130792 gene encoding uncharacterized protein LOC106130792, yielding MSSNDSMSSSRLSQFGLYRTIDARTEEFLKLSRKRQIRQGCACAAVSTAITVTVVVVILIIYEYAIAVEWSLVQKSRAHRKSDNISTSHDSPVADRLDRSYFGFDQDYFERMPLLVNAMQENSYVDPFVDIPTQRRGSKMVSIQHTITTTPMPQGPIRRTSPRPFIYEMRSPTPVPFSKTFGSKSWIESYRNAQRLKNIQEIIKYLEKTVNAKAADFHSVPSTHIAFSGVYVEPMVHNKHSDHNQDGTDDLLAVSSNREEVIKSNHLPDPLYRFKPDTPSDVNMLADSYLRFLPIADYSFTNRTEHTKIPMFKPIPSHHRNNPTQSSSDKYSTVLKPKTFSVMLSLFPLLNSHSDWKNGYTTKPPPPVADIISITTTRRPQFRRKSNVPIRRIIQYKKRPRLLNVIDKHKSSTKVEKDFQNISYKPSNMVLHINLYTPDKTTEPSTYNSTFSREQYGLPTVSYEPTTEIPFKTSTVKVEDFHMGSSGIIPIESRSNSPTPALQPLPKVTTMTPFFDITPSSDIHSFTTPTPPEIMKFSHEDAKIPHEYQNYRPTEEYDHVIEFERRSMKESFETKMDMESREDIHLERHIYLMNDSKVSDDELNDTLSNWDHRKLLVKLKNILENETSDEITEAPVRDNLESTTAKQTNGHSRHLNQNYRILNKWLDPNSEENRKRRYELYAKGFRRASFNTTYVEIKRNKTAIINEKNISHDSDANV